A window of the Helianthus annuus cultivar XRQ/B chromosome 4, HanXRQr2.0-SUNRISE, whole genome shotgun sequence genome harbors these coding sequences:
- the LOC110933992 gene encoding protein FAR1-RELATED SEQUENCE 3-like, producing the protein MSKLNLGTVKAFNVMKTCFGGFEDVGASKVEFKNYKRQVTLFIGEYDAEMVGVRLCNSTNFKERICGVVWTDILTPEEFEPGWEEVIGEFNLADNDWLSDIFELRESWIPAYNRMEELLGLMRTTSRSENENHFSGQVCNSKATLVEFITHYETTIEAQRHTHHKNDHESRYKCPRLKTELIGIADCINQRYEDQPDSCCVCFLDCLFYTEILCMRYIDIVFGVFREFPKQYILNRWRKEAYPNCSFKYSTSPEYMTELDPDVQSMINKDELSLYKDHVQSYMKNVQDMQIVAPPPSTRDRFAEITGQYKNDKNPIRVFVGYKSKGSGSRKRLKSKQKVAIEKTKSKSKPGAKERQCQNCKGNGHNASTCKKAVIKRKSTSSSRASKE; encoded by the exons ATGTCTAAGTTGAATTTGGGTACAGTTAAggcgtttaatgttatgaagactTGTTTTGGCGGTTTCGAAGACGTGGGTGCAAGTAAAGTTGAATTTAAGAACTACAAGAGGCAAGTTACCTTGTTTATAGGGGAATACGATGCTGAGATG GTTGGTGTTAGGCTATGCAATTCCACCAATTTCAAAGAACGTATTTGTGGTGTTGTGTGGACGGATATTCTTACACCTGAAGAGTTTGAACCAGGATGGGAAGAGGTTATCGGAGAGTTCAATTTAGCAGATAATGACTGGCTCTCTGATATTTTTGAACTTAGGGAATCTTGGATCCCTGCATACAATAGAATGGAGGAGCTGTTAGGTCTTATGCGAACTACATCGAGGTCGGAGAATGAGAACCATTTTTCGGGTCAAGTGTGCAATTCAAAAGCTACTCTTGTTGAGTTCATTACTCATTACGAAACTACAATAGAAGCACAACGTCACACGCATCATAAAAATGATCATGAATCTCGATACAAATGCCCCCGGTTGAAAA CTGAGTTAATCGGAATTGCGGATTGCATAAATCAACGTTACGAAGATCAGCCCGAtag TTGTTGTGTTTGTTTTTTAGATTGTCTTTTTTATACAGAAATTCTTTGCATGCGTTATATAGatattgtttttggcgttttcag ggaatttccaaaacaatacattTTGAATAGATGGCGTAAAGAGGCTTACCCAAATTGCTCTTTCAAATACTCAACTAGTCCTGAATATATGACCGAGCTTGATCCCGATGTGCAAAGTATGAT TAATAAGGATGAgctatccttatacaaggatcatgTTCAATCTTATATGAAGAATGTTCAAGATATGCAGATTGTTGCTCCTCCTCCTAGTACTAGGGATAGATTTGCGGAGATAACCGGTCAATATAAAAACGACAAGAATCCAATAAGAGTCTTTGTTGGGTATAAGTCGAAAGGTTCTGGATCTCGGAAGCGCCTGAAATCCAAACAGAAGGTAGCAATCGAAAAAACTAAATCAAAATCGAAACCGGGGGCCAAAGAAAGACAGTGTCAGAATTGTAAAGGTAACGGACACAATGCTTCGACATGCAAAAAGGCCGTAATTAAAAGAAAATCGACTTCGTCTTCGAGAGCAAGCAAAGAGTAG